In Biomphalaria glabrata chromosome 8, xgBioGlab47.1, whole genome shotgun sequence, the genomic window TATAAGATTACAGTTATATTTGcaacacattcttttttttttcctctatagAGTTGTGCCTACATATGAAATTGATATAATAACTAAAGAAACCAAAATGACAGCATTCAAATCAGATTTGTATATCTTTGAGAGAAACAGAGATAAGACGTTAGCGAGTCACACGATTAAAAAAACGAAAGCTGACTCAATTCAAGCAGCTGTTGGGGAAGATGTAGTAGATGGACTCCCAGATGTCAGTTTCCAGTCCACATTGAAAAATTTTGCAATTTCTGGAATTGTGGATCCTCGTACCAAACAACAGTTAACAATTTCACAAGCTTTGGCTAAGGGAGTTTTAAATACGGACTTTGGTACTTATAATAACTTGGAAAAAGGGGAAATTATTCCCATCATTGAAGCTATTGCTCGGGGATATATTAGTGTGGATTATGAAAATCATGAACAGGCACTGAATGAATTAGAGACCAAAGTCTACACTGTGTCTGGTGTTGTCAACCCTAAGACTGGAGAAATTGTCAGTGCAAAAGAATCCATTAACTCAGGCTTGTTCAATCTAAAAACAGGTGAGTCTAGAATTCATTTCAATTTTGCAATTTCAATGTCACATTTTGAATCAGAAGTGTTCTCATATGACTGAGAAAATCTCAggaattttgtttctgtttaaaGAAGTCTGGATTCTATTAAAAAATAGTCtgggaaacaaacaaaaaaaataaaaatttcctttaacaaaaatgaaaaccaggaagttttttttttttaaattcaagttTCCAAAGTGTGTTTCATgtattttacaaattttatgATTTGTCCCTTTCTTATggaaattgaaacattttttatcaTGCCAAAGTTTGATTTACTTAAAAATGACAACGTCTCACAAGAACCCTTATTCAGTCaatatcattatttttcttccatactCTTTCCCTTCCACCAGTTTATGAGCTAATCCTTTgcattatttctttcaccttgcttgtttgtttgtaaaatgttttacatgttttggatgttccttcagagttgaagatagtttacttcctagtccaaacctcccgcaggacgacaagGGACaacggggggatgggagcgggcagggtttgaaccctcgaccgtcgataaatccgaatgacagtccagcgtgcaaaccgcacaaccaggcttCTACCCAGTGCTTCTCTGCAATGTTTTCAAGTCATTTTCATATTAGTTTTTTCTTACATTTAGTTCCCTTCACATTACCCCCCCTTTTCTGGCCATAGTTTACtccttcaatatttttttagatttcaaGTTGGTGTCTTGGTAACAAAtatcaagtttttgttttgtttaatgtcTTTGGTCCAGATTTATCATTGAAAGCATTGAAAATGTGGACTTTGCACCTTTTAAACTCATTTATTTACTCACAAAACTCAGGATTGCATAGTCATcttataacaaacaattgagtcATTGTGCTGTGTGACTCTCTTATAAACCTtcagtcatagaaacagatgacctttacatcatctgcccccatagtcgcaaggtctgaaaggggaactatttaCCATCTATGCATCTTCACATTCAGGAAATATAATCACAATGACCAATCTCTTTATAATgttgctattttaattttagtttaacATATGCAagacactttttcttttttgtaggGTTTGAAAGAAGAAATCAGTAGGAATGAACCTGAACTTCGAAATGTGATTAGCCAAGCTGAACAGATTATGCAAGAAAATGTTAAAACACAAGATAATCAGAAGGTCAAGGATGAAGTAGCTCAACAATTTCAGAAACTCAAATCTAGCACCACTGACCTGAAAGTCAGATTTGATATGGTCAGTTGCTGTCATTAGTAGTCAATctgtcatattttttaaagcaagttTCACTTCCCACTCTCCAAACATTCCTCTGATTGTATTCTGCAGTTTTGAATGTGATCTTTCCTCCTTCTTTTGCTGGGTGGTTTACTCTAACATCTAATTGGGGTATAGTATGAGCATGTGGTTGAAATTGTACCTTCAGTCTATCACATTGGAACGCTGGTACCACCCCTTGAAATGGAGTTGTATTTCCATTTGTGATTTGTTCACTGATGAGTTCTGGTGAGCATGCTGAAGTAAGTGATTCCAAATATAAAGTGCCCATCAAATGTAGaattgcctttttttaaatatgtatttgaTTCATTTGTTTGAGACAAGTCTGTGGAGAAATGTCAACAGTTTTTGCCAAAGATGTCTACTCTGTAACCCTTAATCTTCTCTCTAAATTACCATTTTTGTCGATTTGATGTTTCATTTTTAGGTTCAATATTGATGCTATTTTTAACTAGATTTCTTCACACATGGTCAATTCAGAGAATATTGATGAGTTAAAGACTAAAATTAAGAACAAAACTGAATTTGCAAATCCTGTTAACAGATACTGTCTTCCCTATTCTGTCATGTATGTACAGATACAGCATCTCCTTTGGTCTATCTTGTATGTCTACACTTCAAAGTAGTTGATTATCAAATATTATATTAGTTATTTTGATGGTATACAgctaatacatatataaatgttaaaattatcaACTTTTCTGTTATGCCATACATTATATTGCTTATCTTTGCAACAAACTCAGGTCAACACAGAAACAGACAATCGTAGTCAAAAATTGAGCCAAATGGGCAGAAACTTAGAAGAATTGTATTATCAAATGGAGGAGCTAGACCAATGGTTAGATTCTGCAATAGAAAAAACTCAAGATTTTCAGTTGCCGTCAGTGGAAATTGACATACAGTACACATCCATGAAGGTTGGTTACAGTCTAActattgagttgtttttttttatatttccatGAAGATGATTACTTTGATTGATTGCAGGCTGGTCACAATCTAGTAAccagatttatttaaaaaaatgttaatcatctaattttcattaatttatattcaatttgctttgttttcagGAACTCTTAGAAGAActcaaagagagagaagaggattTGAGTTCAATTGTCAAGTCAGCAGAtgcttttaaagaaaacattcagGTGACTAAATCAAAGATGATGAActcagaaaataaattaaaagcacatttaagtattttaaaaaatatggagATGGATTCCCAGTtcaaatctagatgtaatatttatttttatatttattttctaatgctTTGGAACTGGTGCCGAAAGTGGAAAATATGTCACTAAAAAGGCTTATGTGAAGAATTAGTtcttatttatttgaaaactaacaAGCTATATAGTTCTcagattctattttaaaaatttgttaagAAATTTGAACCAATGAACTAAcacttttatttactttaattctTTGGCAAAGTTTTTGGTAAATGAAAACTAGAAGGATACAGTATATTAATATCACACCAAAATAATATTTCAGATATATTCcgttcaattttttttgttttaaaatgagtggttaaatgtaaaaaaaaattaaattaattttaaaataatatcattTACCTCTGTACtcctaattttaaaacaaaataacataatCTCCTAGTCTGTAAATCAGAATAATAAGATTTCAATGCACTGGTGAAAACCAAAACCATATCTAACAGTCttaattaataatgaaaaaaaaaagtaactggAATTTCAATTTCTGATCTATTCTTTGTAAGCCCTGGtgtgtatttttataagatGATTAGGGATCGATCAGTTAAACATATTTTATGATCTGACAAAAATCAGTTGATATTAGCTAAATAAGTTGATGTCTGCACATACATAGGCATTTAAGAACCAACATATATTTGTGCACTAATCAATTTTGCACTAATCATGTTACCACAGCTAAGACAAacgaattttaattttaattaattttttaattccaACAGGATGTAGACAAAGATGTGGAAAGTTTCCGCAAGAGGCTAGACATCTTGCCCACTTTGAGGGAAGCTGGTGATGCTGGTGTGCTAGACGATGAGTTGGAGAGTATTGAAGCCAAGTTCAAGGACATATCTAAAGAGTGTGCCAAGCAGATGGAGCGTATTGGCACTTTAGCTAAACTCAGCAAAATAGTCAATGAACATAAGGAGAGgtgatttattgatttttttgttttctgcctGACCTTCCATTCAATACTGAGAGAATTAAATTGATCAAAACGTAGAATTTTCTTGCTACATAGCACCATTATTTATTGCTTTGTTGTCTTTTTCTGATGAATCAGTATTTGACTAAGAGTATGATTGTCTTCGCAAATAAGAATAATGTTTTATTGATCCATTGAAAAGtttagaaacaaatatttgagctcagcattttattttcaagagAACGAACGCTTAAcaaattcaacaaaaaaaaaaaagatcattcaCATTATCCCATTCATACTGGTGAATTAAATGTTCAGGCAATGAGTAATAAAAGCATTCCGTTTCTGTTCTATCCTCCATCTTCACCTACCCCTGAGTCACATAATGTCaattgtctttctccattcctctcttgtcttttgccttgactagATAGAATCTCTTTTGATGAAGCCTgtcttctttaatgtttttcttcccAATGCTTTTTCTGTTTTTCCCTTGTACCCCTTTCCTTGCAGGAAGGTCTTTTCAAATCTTGAAGACCTCTATTTATACAGTTTAAGTTTGCTTTTTCTCGCTGTAGTCTTCAGGACATCATGGGCCCAGTtgccattgtgatcctgttttgAATTTCCTTATTTGTGATGCCGTCGTTGAAAGTATACATAGGAACTTTCTATAGTATCTAGATTCCATGGCTAGGATTCTCCTCTCTAGATGTACTGTTAGAATTCACTTGGTAATAATCCATATGATCAGTTGTACAGAAGCACATTCATTCCAGAATTCTTAACAGACAAATCAATGCATTTCTGCTGGCTTTCTTTTTGAATTCTaaagtttgtgttttgttgAACTTGCTGTGAAAGTCCTTGTCAGAACAAGCTGGTTATGAAGTTCTCTTCAATTCTTATTATATCATTTCTTAACACTTTaaaaatgggatttttttttttagtatatagACTATTAAATctctggggtttttttttcttgaagaaatatatatataacaattagTGCTAAGGGTTTAATAGCTTTATATATAGATTCAATAACATGTGAACTGTAgccaaaatgtttctttaatcaAAATGAATGCTGTTACATCAATGGTATCctaaaagtttttctttatgCCTCTTGTAAGttgtttatttgaaaatatttgtaatattttaagtcTTTGCTTCCACTattagtacattttaaaaaaaggagtaTTGATGGTTGAAGTTGTCCCTGCCAGCTTCCCCATCAGTAGTGCTCTCCACATAGAAGTTGTTGCATCTCTTGATGTAATGAGGCTTATTTCTTCAGTAGTGCTCTCCACATAGAAGTTGTTGCATCGCTTGATGTAATGAGGCTTATTTGTTCAGTAGTGCTCTCCACATAGAAGTTGTTGCATCGCTTGATGTAATGAGGCTTATTTGTTCAGTAGTGCTTTCCACATAGAAGTTGTTGCATCGCTTGTGCTGTGTGACTCCACATAGAAGTTGTTGCATCTCTTGGCTTATCTGTTCATACTTTTGATTATTTCAGACTGTCCCAAGCTTATCCTGTCATACAAGAAAATCTGAACAAGTTAATAGAAGATGAAGACTTTGGTCTGGACCCTCATCGAGCTGCAATAGATAGAGACAATCTAAGAAATATCAAATCTGATTTgattggtcaagaaagaaagcTTAAAGGTATACAACTTTTAAAGCCTGCAatgcaaaataatatttttttgcctGTTGACAAAGTATTCATATTCTTTACTGCCATATTTATTGAGTCAGGGATCAGTAGTGCCGCAGcttctgccaggctgtagcacagtgtgcagcattctgcctaagggtcaccagctcctgaatTTTTCTCAGTGTTTTCttccgaagcctttcccgtgtttgggtatagccgcaaggcgggcaggtttggattcagagtttttcttctcctagatgggtagccaaccaaggctaacaagcccctcctgcctgaagcttactggtttaggcgccagttgctcgcctttgccccttctcctgttagtgataaCAGTTCCGCCGGGCTTAGTATCTGAACCACACAccaaggccaggagttggacaggttgtcagaggctatttgagacatgTGCCATTGGAAccattttataggtaatggtGGTCTTAgaaccattaccacttctggcgTTAACAACCTTGCAGAATAAATATATTAGTATTTATTGAAGAATGTATAATTGTCCAGAAGGAAATGTATATTATCAGTTAAAGACtgtattgtttttgtgtatTAGTGAATAAATTCAATGCATTTGATGGCTGTGACAAACAGCTTAAGCCTGACTTGATACTTTCTTTTCCAAAAGACTTACTGGCTGCTGGGGATAGACTGGTGTCTGGTCTTCTGGACTCGGAAAGAAATGAGGAAGCAGAAGAAGTTCAGGCCATGCTGGAGTTTCTGCGGGAAGAGCATGACAGATTACAGGAAGACATCTCTGAGCAGGAACAGCAATTAGATGCAGCCGCCGCGGAGCAACATAATGTTTAGGGTATGAGCTGTAGTTATAATTAGACTTTGACTATCTTAACATGTTTTGATATAATGCCTTAATCTTCTTATCATAATTAGTTCCCATGTTTTGTTGGAATTATTCAC contains:
- the LOC129927646 gene encoding uncharacterized protein LOC129927646 isoform X1; the encoded protein is MQENVKTQDNQKVKDEVAQQFQKLKSSTTDLKVRFDMVNTETDNRSQKLSQMGRNLEELYYQMEELDQWLDSAIEKTQDFQLPSVEIDIQYTSMKELLEELKEREEDLSSIVKSADAFKENIQDVDKDVESFRKRLDILPTLREAGDAGVLDDELESIEAKFKDISKECAKQMERIGTLAKLSKIVNEHKERLSQAYPVIQENLNKLIEDEDFGLDPHRAAIDRDNLRNIKSDLIGQERKLKDLLAAGDRLVSGLLDSERNEEAEEVQAMLEFLREEHDRLQEDISEQEQQLDAAAAEQHNV